A genome region from Geodermatophilus bullaregiensis includes the following:
- a CDS encoding peptidylprolyl isomerase: MTRRASAAALAGVLLSLAACGGTAAGPAASEGDAAGDAAAGSGGQAETATCDWVAARSGNPYAVEVAPPPEEVPAEGTAALRVTTTLGELTLTLDRAGAPCAAASTLHLAEEGFFDDSPCHREVDSEGLQVLQCGDPTGTGAGGPTYAFPTDVDGSETYRRGTVAMANSGQGLDGSQFFLVWGDSLLPPDYTVVGTVDDAGLAVLDVVAANGNDGSLDPSPGGGAPTVPVTITAVVPVG; the protein is encoded by the coding sequence GTGACCCGCCGGGCGTCGGCCGCCGCGCTGGCCGGGGTGCTGCTGTCGCTGGCCGCGTGCGGCGGCACCGCGGCCGGCCCGGCGGCCTCCGAGGGGGACGCCGCCGGGGACGCCGCGGCCGGCAGCGGCGGGCAGGCGGAGACGGCGACCTGCGACTGGGTGGCCGCCCGGTCGGGCAACCCCTACGCCGTGGAGGTCGCCCCGCCGCCGGAGGAGGTCCCCGCGGAGGGCACCGCGGCGCTGCGGGTGACCACCACGCTCGGCGAGCTCACGCTGACCCTCGACCGGGCCGGTGCCCCCTGCGCGGCGGCGAGCACGCTGCACCTGGCCGAGGAGGGGTTCTTCGACGACTCCCCGTGCCACCGCGAGGTCGACAGCGAGGGCCTGCAGGTCCTGCAGTGCGGCGACCCCACCGGCACCGGCGCCGGCGGGCCGACCTACGCCTTCCCCACCGACGTCGACGGCTCGGAGACCTACCGGCGCGGCACCGTCGCGATGGCCAACAGCGGGCAGGGCCTCGACGGCAGCCAGTTCTTCCTCGTCTGGGGCGACAGCCTGCTGCCGCCGGACTACACCGTCGTCGGCACGGTGGACGACGCCGGGCTGGCCGTCCTGGACGTCGTCGCGGCCAACGGCAACGACGGCTCGCTCGACCCCAGCCCCGGCGGCGGCGCACCGACCGTCCCGGTGACGATCACCGCGGTGGTCCCGGTGGGCTGA
- a CDS encoding class I SAM-dependent methyltransferase, translated as MSADPAPDRADHHDPYTGFPPGFFARDDERPDADFYGPPRLVTHIDDAATAAVGDLYAELGIDGSARAPRRVLDLMSSWVSHFRTPPAELVVLGMNADELAANPAATERVVHDLNADPRLPLPDDDVDAAVCCVSIDYLTRPIEVLAEVGRVLRPGGTLAVTFSDRCFPTKAVRGWLLTDDAQHGTIVAELVRRTGRFTEPVVELRTEPGVGDPLYAVVATAR; from the coding sequence GTGTCCGCCGACCCCGCTCCCGACCGCGCCGACCACCACGACCCCTACACCGGCTTCCCACCCGGCTTCTTCGCCCGCGACGACGAGCGGCCCGACGCCGACTTCTACGGCCCGCCGCGGCTGGTCACGCACATCGACGACGCCGCGACCGCCGCCGTCGGCGACCTGTACGCCGAGCTGGGCATCGACGGGTCGGCGCGCGCACCGCGCCGGGTGCTCGACCTGATGTCCTCCTGGGTCTCGCACTTCCGCACGCCGCCGGCCGAGCTCGTGGTGCTCGGCATGAACGCCGACGAGCTGGCCGCCAACCCGGCCGCCACCGAGCGGGTCGTGCACGACCTCAACGCCGACCCGCGGCTGCCGCTGCCCGACGACGACGTCGACGCCGCCGTCTGCTGCGTGTCGATCGACTACCTGACCCGGCCGATCGAGGTGCTCGCCGAGGTCGGGCGGGTGCTGCGGCCGGGCGGGACGCTGGCCGTCACCTTCTCCGACCGCTGCTTCCCCACCAAGGCCGTCCGCGGCTGGCTGCTCACCGACGACGCCCAGCACGGCACGATCGTCGCCGAGCTGGTCCGCCGCACCGGCCGGTTCACCGAGCCGGTGGTCGAGCTGCGCACCGAGCCCGGCGTCGGCGACCCGCTCTACGCCGTGGTCGCCACCGCCCGCTGA
- a CDS encoding Asp23/Gls24 family envelope stress response protein, giving the protein MALTPDGATPADDGAEPPVPDLLAAATEAVRREDAALPPPPDLLRRVMDVVRAEPRRPGLALVLSDTPGARVEVAEAAAVRVLRAAVDGLGDVRAGACRVAVDATAGERVLRVTLTVTARAGVPLPELTERVRARVAAAGEEALGLPVAAVDVTVADVT; this is encoded by the coding sequence GTGGCGCTGACCCCGGACGGCGCGACCCCCGCCGACGACGGTGCGGAGCCGCCGGTCCCCGACCTGCTGGCCGCCGCCACCGAGGCCGTCCGCCGCGAGGACGCCGCCCTGCCCCCGCCGCCCGACCTGCTGCGCCGGGTGATGGACGTCGTCCGTGCCGAGCCGCGGCGCCCGGGCCTCGCGCTCGTGCTGTCGGACACCCCGGGAGCCCGGGTCGAGGTGGCCGAGGCGGCCGCCGTCCGGGTGCTGCGGGCCGCGGTCGACGGGCTCGGGGACGTCCGTGCCGGCGCGTGCCGGGTCGCCGTCGACGCGACGGCCGGCGAGCGGGTGCTGCGGGTGACCCTCACGGTGACCGCCCGCGCCGGCGTGCCGCTGCCGGAGCTGACCGAGCGGGTGCGGGCCCGCGTGGCCGCGGCGGGGGAGGAGGCGCTCGGGCTGCCGGTGGCCGCCGTGGACGTCACCGTCGCGGACGTGACCTGA
- a CDS encoding RNA polymerase sigma factor yields MGFLLRTRGAGSDDVALGRTRHFPLRHGAARDRRCEPPPPLVSVRAVTDQCHGGVGPRARGCPHAGALGQWPGARGGGLTAAGAGDRPDDEVPDADLAARARAGDERAFEVLVRRYQAPLHRLAVRLLDDRQEAEDVVQDVFVTAWRRLPALRDDAAVGGWLYRSATNRCLNHLRDRRTVPDAELERLPDARPDGRPERVVEAAAGVHALAAALRRLTPDQRAVWVLRELHERSYDEIAGTLGTTPVAVRGRLARARADLAEAMAPWR; encoded by the coding sequence ATGGGTTTCCTCCTCAGGACCCGCGGTGCGGGATCGGATGACGTGGCACTCGGTAGGACACGTCACTTCCCGCTTCGTCACGGTGCCGCCCGGGATCGACGCTGTGAGCCACCTCCTCCGCTCGTGTCGGTACGGGCAGTGACGGACCAGTGTCACGGTGGTGTCGGACCTCGGGCCCGGGGGTGCCCGCACGCCGGGGCGCTGGGACAGTGGCCGGGTGCACGAGGGGGAGGGCTGACCGCGGCGGGAGCCGGGGACCGCCCGGACGACGAGGTCCCCGACGCCGACCTCGCGGCCCGGGCACGCGCCGGCGACGAGCGGGCGTTCGAGGTCCTGGTGCGGCGCTACCAGGCCCCGCTCCACCGGCTCGCGGTGCGGCTGCTCGACGACCGGCAGGAGGCCGAGGACGTGGTGCAGGACGTGTTCGTGACCGCGTGGCGGCGGCTGCCGGCACTGCGCGACGACGCCGCCGTCGGGGGCTGGCTCTACCGCAGCGCGACCAACCGCTGCCTCAACCACCTCCGGGACCGCCGCACGGTGCCCGACGCGGAGCTGGAACGGCTGCCCGACGCGCGTCCCGACGGGCGGCCGGAGCGGGTGGTCGAGGCCGCCGCGGGCGTGCACGCGCTCGCTGCCGCGCTGCGGCGGCTGACGCCCGACCAGCGCGCCGTCTGGGTGCTGCGGGAGCTGCACGAGCGGTCCTACGACGAGATCGCCGGGACGCTCGGCACCACCCCGGTGGCCGTGCGCGGGCGACTGGCGCGGGCCCGCGCGGACCTGGCGGAGGCGATGGCCCCGTGGCGCTGA
- a CDS encoding Asp23/Gls24 family envelope stress response protein has protein sequence MSSPTATSTSASTAVATKQNAGTTSGTQLTTTQGRTTIADTVVSKIAGMATREVNGVHRLGGGVARAFGAIRERIPGSGGPNVSQGVSVEVGETQAAVDIDIVAEYGVPIADLASGIRRNVISSLERMTGLEVVEVNISVNDVHLPTDEDTEQQPQPSRVA, from the coding sequence ATGAGCTCCCCCACCGCCACGTCCACCAGCGCCAGCACCGCCGTGGCCACCAAGCAGAACGCCGGGACCACCAGCGGCACCCAGCTCACCACCACGCAGGGCAGGACCACGATCGCCGACACCGTCGTGTCGAAGATCGCCGGCATGGCCACCCGTGAGGTCAACGGCGTCCACCGGCTCGGCGGCGGCGTCGCCCGCGCCTTCGGCGCCATCCGCGAGCGCATCCCCGGCTCCGGCGGCCCCAACGTCTCCCAGGGCGTCTCGGTCGAGGTCGGCGAGACCCAGGCCGCCGTCGACATCGACATCGTCGCCGAGTACGGCGTCCCGATCGCCGACCTGGCATCGGGCATCCGCCGCAACGTCATCAGCAGCCTGGAGCGGATGACCGGTCTCGAGGTCGTCGAGGTGAACATCAGCGTCAACGACGTGCACCTGCCCACCGACGAGGACACCGAGCAGCAGCCGCAGCCCAGCCGCGTCGCGTGA
- a CDS encoding Asp23/Gls24 family envelope stress response protein, producing MTAPSSAPASPTGTASGATPATTSGALLPDGPVPGPLDDRGRLDVADRVVEKIAAQAATEVDRATGSPRRVLGVALGSADERPQVSAQVDWPVATVSVVMSVAWPAPVLEVTEQVRRHVVERLATLAGVRTAGVDIRVTALPGPRSGDRRVS from the coding sequence GTGACCGCCCCCTCGTCGGCACCCGCGTCACCGACCGGGACGGCTTCCGGGGCCACTCCGGCGACGACGTCCGGGGCCCTCCTGCCCGACGGTCCCGTCCCCGGGCCCCTCGACGACCGCGGCCGACTCGACGTGGCCGACCGGGTGGTCGAGAAGATCGCCGCGCAGGCCGCCACCGAGGTCGACCGCGCCACCGGCTCGCCGCGCCGCGTGCTGGGTGTGGCGCTCGGGTCGGCCGACGAGCGCCCGCAGGTCAGCGCCCAGGTCGACTGGCCGGTCGCGACCGTCTCCGTCGTCATGTCGGTCGCCTGGCCGGCGCCGGTGCTCGAGGTGACCGAGCAGGTCCGGCGGCACGTCGTGGAGCGGCTGGCCACGCTGGCCGGCGTCCGGACGGCCGGCGTCGACATCCGGGTCACGGCCCTGCCGGGGCCCCGCTCCGGCGATCGGCGGGTGAGCTGA
- a CDS encoding DUF6286 domain-containing protein, with protein sequence MRTFDRVLAVLLAVAGLLLGGLVVVEVVVAALGRPAVVLPHGPVAGWLRENPWSAGIVVAIAVALLVLGLVLLLAELTPRRRTDLVLTEHDPAVTTTLSTRSLGRLLETAATATPGVERASARARARRARLSVHIPVRDAAEVARIGREAEANATSALEELQLRRTPKLRVRTRQEAR encoded by the coding sequence GTGCGCACGTTCGACCGCGTCCTCGCCGTCCTGCTGGCCGTGGCCGGGCTGCTGCTCGGCGGCCTCGTCGTCGTGGAGGTGGTGGTCGCCGCCCTCGGCCGGCCCGCCGTCGTCCTCCCCCACGGCCCGGTGGCCGGGTGGCTGCGGGAGAACCCGTGGTCCGCCGGCATCGTCGTCGCGATCGCCGTCGCGCTGCTGGTGCTCGGCCTGGTCCTGCTGCTCGCCGAGCTCACGCCCCGCCGCCGCACCGACCTCGTGCTGACCGAGCACGACCCCGCCGTGACCACCACGCTGTCCACCCGCAGCCTGGGCCGCCTCCTCGAGACCGCCGCCACGGCCACCCCCGGCGTCGAGCGGGCCTCCGCCCGCGCCCGGGCGCGCCGGGCGCGGTTGTCGGTCCACATCCCGGTCCGCGACGCCGCCGAGGTGGCCCGCATCGGCCGGGAGGCGGAGGCCAACGCCACGTCCGCGCTCGAGGAACTGCAGCTGCGCCGGACGCCGAAGCTCCGGGTCCGTACCCGACAGGAGGCCCGATGA
- the amaP gene encoding alkaline shock response membrane anchor protein AmaP, with translation MTTTEDRPAPASDRPVTSGPAALRPRTRARGVVRANRVVLALLGLLLTAAGAAALAAAAGPFGSRRSDRPVLDSPVSEFVDASPWFWPVVAVAGGVLALLCLWWLLVQARSDRVAGLPLSRDPRQGYTDLDAAALTGAVEDEVEGYRGVTRARAGLSGARTAPLLTLTVTLDGRADAGELHTRIVGNAVAHARQAVGRPDLPARIELVLPRSGRRDVR, from the coding sequence ATGACCACCACCGAGGACCGCCCGGCCCCCGCGTCCGACCGGCCCGTCACCTCGGGCCCGGCCGCGCTGCGGCCGCGCACCCGGGCTCGCGGTGTGGTGCGGGCCAACCGCGTCGTGCTGGCCCTGCTGGGGCTGCTCCTGACCGCGGCCGGTGCCGCCGCGCTCGCCGCGGCGGCCGGTCCGTTCGGCTCGCGGCGCAGCGACCGGCCCGTGCTCGACTCACCGGTGTCGGAGTTCGTCGACGCCAGCCCGTGGTTCTGGCCGGTGGTGGCCGTGGCCGGCGGCGTGCTGGCGCTGCTGTGCCTGTGGTGGCTGCTGGTCCAGGCGCGCTCCGACCGCGTGGCCGGGCTGCCGCTGTCCCGCGATCCCCGGCAGGGGTACACCGACCTCGACGCCGCCGCGCTGACCGGCGCGGTGGAGGACGAGGTGGAGGGCTACCGCGGCGTCACCCGGGCGCGTGCCGGGCTCTCCGGCGCCAGGACCGCGCCGCTGCTCACCCTCACCGTCACCCTCGACGGCCGGGCCGACGCCGGGGAGCTGCACACGCGGATCGTCGGCAACGCCGTCGCGCACGCCCGGCAGGCGGTCGGCCGCCCCGACCTGCCGGCCCGCATCGAGCTGGTGCTCCCCCGCAGCGGCCGCCGCGACGTCCGCTAG
- a CDS encoding RelA/SpoT family protein produces MAPDAPATNVAGARPEEPAGAQPDQRAPLPSRPVVRRPEDVGSEPPDEGGAPRPRRVRDRLARRIVTGQRSSVVRPVLEPLASLHRQSHPKADLVLLQRAYDVAEAAHATQKRKSGDPYITHPLAVATVLAGLGMDTTTLVAALLHDTVEDTGKTLEAISADFGPEVAHLVDGVTKIDKVKLGDAAQAETIRKMIVAMARDPRVLVIKLADRLHNMRTLRFLPPEKQEKKARETLEILAPLAHRLGMNTIKWELEDLAFATLYPKRYDEIVRLVAERAPSRDTYLAEVTASVTEQLKAAGIEAVVTGRPKHYYSIYQKMIVRGRDFTDIWDLVGIRILVDTVRDCYAALGIMHAHWQPVPGRFKDFVAMPKFNMYQSLHTTVIGPQGKPVELQIRTHDMHRTAEYGIAAHWKYKEKARAGGRPGPGELGAAKVGSPDDMLWLRQLLDWQREAQEPGEFLETLRYDLGPQEVFVFTPKGDVISLPGESTPVDFAYAVHTEVGHRCIGARVNGTLVSLDSRLSNGDVVEIFTSRSPTAGPSKDWLGFVGSSRARTKIRQWFTKERRDDAVEAGKEALTRAMRKSGLPLQRLLGGDALVTLAKDLRYADVTALYAAVGENQISAASVVEKLITALGGAEGAAEDIAETAIPTRAPAHRRPASGDPGIVVHGMSDVWAKLAKCCTPVPGDDVLGFVTRGGGVSVHRTDCTNAGDLQRKPERLVEVEWARQPGSVFLVSIQVEALDRHRLLSDVTRALADERVNILSASVQTSRDRVAVSRFTFELADPAHLGAVLQTVRNVEGVFDVERVTA; encoded by the coding sequence GTGGCCCCCGACGCGCCCGCCACCAACGTGGCTGGTGCGCGGCCCGAGGAGCCGGCCGGTGCCCAGCCCGACCAGCGCGCGCCGCTCCCCAGCCGGCCGGTGGTCCGCCGTCCCGAGGACGTCGGCAGCGAGCCCCCCGACGAGGGCGGCGCCCCGCGCCCGCGCCGGGTCCGCGACCGGCTGGCGCGGCGGATCGTCACCGGGCAGCGCAGCAGCGTGGTGCGCCCGGTGCTCGAGCCGCTGGCCTCGCTGCACCGGCAGAGCCACCCCAAGGCCGACCTGGTGCTGCTGCAGCGCGCCTACGACGTCGCCGAGGCCGCGCACGCGACGCAGAAGCGCAAGAGCGGCGACCCCTACATCACCCACCCGCTGGCCGTGGCCACCGTCCTGGCCGGGCTGGGGATGGACACCACCACGCTGGTCGCCGCCCTGCTGCACGACACCGTCGAGGACACCGGCAAGACGCTGGAGGCCATCAGCGCCGACTTCGGCCCCGAGGTCGCGCACCTCGTCGACGGCGTCACCAAGATCGACAAGGTGAAGCTGGGCGACGCCGCCCAGGCCGAGACGATCCGCAAGATGATCGTCGCGATGGCCCGGGACCCGCGGGTGCTGGTCATCAAGCTCGCCGACCGGCTGCACAACATGCGCACGCTGCGCTTCCTCCCGCCGGAGAAGCAGGAGAAGAAGGCGCGCGAGACGCTGGAGATCCTCGCCCCGCTGGCCCACCGCCTGGGCATGAACACGATCAAGTGGGAGCTCGAGGACCTCGCGTTCGCCACGCTCTACCCCAAGCGGTACGACGAGATCGTCCGCCTGGTCGCCGAGCGCGCGCCCTCGCGGGACACCTACCTGGCCGAGGTCACCGCCTCGGTCACCGAGCAGCTCAAGGCCGCCGGCATCGAGGCGGTCGTCACCGGCCGGCCCAAGCACTACTACTCGATCTACCAGAAGATGATCGTCCGCGGCCGGGACTTCACCGACATCTGGGACCTCGTCGGCATCCGCATCCTGGTCGACACCGTCCGCGACTGCTACGCGGCGCTGGGCATCATGCACGCGCACTGGCAGCCGGTGCCGGGACGGTTCAAGGACTTCGTGGCGATGCCGAAGTTCAACATGTACCAGTCGCTGCACACGACGGTGATCGGCCCGCAGGGCAAGCCGGTCGAGCTGCAGATCCGCACGCACGACATGCACCGCACCGCCGAGTACGGCATCGCCGCGCACTGGAAGTACAAGGAGAAGGCGCGGGCCGGCGGGCGGCCGGGGCCGGGTGAGCTGGGGGCGGCGAAGGTCGGCTCGCCCGACGACATGCTGTGGCTGCGCCAGCTGCTGGACTGGCAGCGCGAGGCACAGGAGCCCGGCGAGTTCCTCGAGACCCTGCGCTACGACCTCGGTCCGCAGGAGGTCTTCGTCTTCACGCCCAAGGGGGACGTGATCAGCCTGCCCGGCGAGTCGACGCCGGTCGACTTCGCCTACGCGGTGCACACCGAGGTCGGGCACCGCTGCATCGGTGCGCGGGTCAACGGCACGCTGGTCAGCCTGGACAGCCGGCTGTCCAACGGCGACGTCGTCGAGATCTTCACCTCCCGCTCACCGACGGCCGGCCCGTCGAAGGACTGGCTGGGCTTCGTCGGCTCCTCGCGGGCGCGCACCAAGATCCGGCAGTGGTTCACCAAGGAGCGCCGTGACGACGCGGTGGAGGCCGGCAAGGAGGCCCTGACCCGGGCCATGCGCAAGTCGGGCCTGCCGCTGCAGCGGCTGCTCGGTGGCGACGCCCTGGTCACCCTGGCCAAGGACCTCCGCTACGCCGACGTCACCGCGCTGTACGCCGCGGTGGGCGAGAACCAGATCTCGGCGGCGTCGGTGGTCGAGAAGCTGATCACCGCGCTGGGCGGTGCCGAGGGCGCGGCGGAGGACATCGCCGAGACGGCGATCCCCACCCGGGCGCCGGCGCACCGCCGCCCGGCCAGCGGCGACCCGGGCATCGTCGTCCACGGGATGAGCGACGTCTGGGCCAAGCTCGCCAAGTGCTGCACCCCGGTGCCCGGCGACGACGTCCTCGGGTTCGTCACCCGTGGCGGCGGCGTGAGCGTGCACCGCACCGACTGCACCAACGCCGGTGACCTCCAGCGCAAGCCCGAGCGGCTGGTGGAGGTCGAGTGGGCCCGTCAGCCCGGCTCGGTGTTCCTCGTCTCGATCCAGGTCGAGGCGCTCGACCGGCACCGGCTGCTCTCCGACGTCACCAGGGCGCTGGCCGACGAGCGGGTCAACATCCTGTCGGCGTCGGTGCAGACCAGCCGCGACCGGGTGGCGGTCAGCCGGTTCACCTTCGAGCTGGCCGACCCGGCCCACCTCGGCGCGGTGCTGCAGACGGTGCGCAACGTCGAGGGCGTCTTCGACGTCGAGCGCGTCACCGCCTAG